The following coding sequences lie in one Myxococcus xanthus genomic window:
- a CDS encoding TetR/AcrR family transcriptional regulator, with product MGTKEQEARERILRATIVCIGRDGLDATGIREIAREAQVNSAAISYYFRSKEKLVALALEQTLDQAFGNVLEDFDRLRLEGLGIREAFETLLEDLMSNSLRYPYIAHAHFHDALAHQRYDSSAIQRFNAFLAELAGRLAPGTPHLPENRLRMALTQVWASLSLLSMMPRLFDQFILLDFGTLDTRRAWVQQSSRLLFVP from the coding sequence ATGGGGACCAAGGAGCAGGAGGCCCGGGAGCGCATTCTCCGGGCGACCATCGTGTGCATCGGCCGGGATGGACTGGATGCGACGGGCATCCGGGAGATTGCCCGCGAGGCGCAGGTGAACAGCGCGGCCATCAGCTACTACTTCCGGAGCAAGGAGAAGCTGGTTGCCCTGGCGCTGGAGCAGACGCTGGACCAGGCCTTCGGGAACGTCCTGGAGGACTTCGATCGGCTCCGGTTGGAGGGCCTGGGCATTCGCGAGGCGTTCGAGACGCTGCTCGAGGATTTGATGAGCAACTCGCTGCGCTACCCGTACATCGCGCACGCGCACTTCCACGACGCGCTGGCCCATCAGCGCTACGACAGCTCCGCCATCCAGCGCTTCAATGCGTTCCTGGCCGAGCTGGCCGGGCGGCTGGCGCCGGGGACGCCGCATCTGCCGGAGAACAGGCTGCGGATGGCGCTGACCCAGGTCTGGGCCTCCCTGAGCCTGCTGTCGATGATGCCCCGGCTGTTCGACCAGTTCATCCTGCTCGACTTCGGCACGCTCGACACGCGGCGCGCCTGGGTGCAGCAGTCGTCACGGCTCCTCTTCGTTCCCTGA
- a CDS encoding lamin tail domain-containing protein: protein MSPPRALAPLLVLLLLSACGDDPTPTPADSGVVDAGNNRDSGTDSDAGADSDAGTDSDAGTDAGQDAPPGITTEALPKGTVGRAYTTTLAAAGGTAPLTWSITAGTAPAGLTLSATGTLSGTPAQVADRTFTVTVEDANGQTGTRELTLSVSAPGAPVFTVGQWNLTYFGSDSRGPSNSSSDGGTSDDRQIAGARDIMLAAGANLWAMVEMVDTADFDLLKAQLPGFDGFLSNNAVFVSGGTSPYGTSSQKLGVLYDSSLTFQSATLVRIGNISDFADRPPLRVDFTTEINGAETPLTVIVVHMRANSADPTGPREARERASAALKTYLDEQLPTQHVFVIGDWNDDVDESISLDPTSGAPLATPYQNLVSDSARYTFITRELSLAGDDTSIGFENVVDHTLATNEVADRYVAESARVLYVDEWFPDFLNVVSDHRPVVSSYSFSAATGPFLRLKSPHDGTYQGGSTLPITWTSWGVGRVRVEVSTNGGTDWSFLAESVPAALGRVVWSLPDEAASSVWVRVVDVYEPAHTDMNEEALTIANGAARVFINEVLANEGAQTSAHEFVELVNASRFPVDISGWTLWDATSGSARHVFAQGTQLGGGKAVVVFGGAAAVPAGQANALAASSGLLGLGNGSDVVRVRRQDSTLVDYYDYTSTVPGVSANRSTDASPNANFVAHDTLTPGVASSPGLRANGAAF, encoded by the coding sequence ATGTCGCCACCCCGCGCACTCGCGCCGCTTCTCGTCCTGCTCCTATTGTCCGCCTGCGGGGACGACCCCACGCCCACGCCCGCGGACAGTGGCGTCGTCGACGCCGGAAACAATCGCGACTCTGGGACGGACTCCGATGCGGGCGCCGATTCCGATGCGGGCACCGATTCCGATGCGGGGACGGACGCCGGACAGGATGCGCCGCCTGGCATCACCACCGAGGCGCTGCCGAAAGGCACCGTAGGCCGGGCGTACACGACGACGCTGGCCGCCGCGGGTGGCACCGCGCCCCTGACCTGGAGCATCACGGCGGGGACGGCGCCGGCGGGCCTCACGCTGTCCGCCACGGGCACGCTCAGCGGCACGCCCGCCCAGGTGGCCGACAGGACCTTCACTGTCACGGTGGAGGATGCGAATGGCCAGACGGGCACCCGGGAGCTGACGCTCTCCGTGAGCGCGCCGGGCGCCCCCGTGTTCACGGTGGGCCAGTGGAACCTCACCTACTTCGGCTCGGATTCGCGCGGCCCGTCGAACTCCTCGTCGGATGGCGGCACGTCCGATGACCGGCAGATTGCCGGCGCGCGCGACATCATGCTCGCCGCGGGCGCCAACCTGTGGGCCATGGTGGAGATGGTGGATACCGCCGACTTCGACCTGCTCAAGGCCCAGCTCCCCGGCTTCGACGGCTTCCTCTCCAACAACGCGGTCTTCGTCTCTGGCGGAACGTCTCCCTACGGCACGAGCAGCCAGAAGCTGGGCGTCCTCTACGACAGCTCCCTCACCTTCCAGAGCGCGACCCTGGTCCGGATTGGCAACATCTCCGACTTCGCGGACCGCCCGCCGCTCCGCGTGGACTTCACCACCGAAATCAACGGGGCGGAGACGCCGCTCACCGTCATCGTCGTCCACATGCGCGCCAACAGCGCCGACCCGACGGGGCCGCGCGAAGCCCGGGAGCGCGCGTCCGCGGCGCTCAAGACGTACCTCGACGAGCAGCTGCCCACGCAGCACGTCTTCGTGATTGGCGACTGGAATGACGACGTGGACGAGTCCATCTCGCTCGACCCCACCTCCGGCGCGCCGCTGGCCACGCCCTACCAGAACCTCGTCTCCGACTCGGCTCGCTACACCTTCATCACCCGGGAGCTGTCGCTTGCGGGGGATGACACCTCCATTGGCTTCGAGAACGTCGTCGACCACACCCTGGCCACCAACGAGGTGGCGGACCGCTATGTCGCGGAATCGGCCCGCGTGCTCTACGTGGACGAGTGGTTCCCCGACTTCCTCAACGTGGTCAGCGACCACCGCCCCGTCGTCAGCAGCTACTCCTTCAGCGCGGCGACCGGCCCCTTCCTCCGCCTGAAGTCTCCCCACGACGGGACGTACCAGGGCGGGAGCACGCTGCCCATCACCTGGACGTCCTGGGGCGTGGGCAGGGTCCGCGTCGAGGTCTCCACCAATGGCGGCACAGACTGGAGCTTCCTGGCCGAGTCCGTCCCGGCGGCCCTGGGGCGCGTCGTCTGGAGCCTTCCGGACGAGGCGGCCTCCAGCGTGTGGGTACGCGTGGTGGATGTCTACGAACCGGCGCACACGGACATGAATGAGGAGGCGCTGACCATCGCCAATGGCGCCGCGCGCGTGTTCATCAACGAGGTGTTGGCCAATGAAGGCGCCCAGACATCCGCGCACGAGTTCGTGGAGCTGGTCAACGCCAGTCGCTTCCCCGTGGACATCTCCGGCTGGACGCTGTGGGACGCCACCAGCGGTTCCGCGCGGCATGTCTTCGCGCAGGGGACGCAGCTGGGTGGTGGTAAGGCGGTGGTCGTCTTCGGTGGCGCCGCGGCGGTGCCTGCGGGACAGGCGAATGCGCTGGCCGCGTCCAGTGGCCTGCTGGGCCTGGGGAACGGCAGTGACGTCGTGCGCGTCCGGCGGCAGGACTCCACCCTGGTGGACTATTACGACTACACGTCCACCGTGCCCGGGGTTTCCGCCAACCGCTCGACGGACGCCTCGCCGAATGCGAACTTCGTCGCGCATGACACGCTGACGCCGGGGGTCGCCAGCTCTCCAGGGCTGCGCGCGAACGGCGCGGCGTTCTGA
- a CDS encoding TetR family transcriptional regulator, whose product MTAARTLFSTQGFANTGVRDIAALAGVNSSLVGRYFGSKQGLYRETLAQVLDIGPLLQIDRRQFGETVVSLFLGAHDASGPLAMLILSASDPEAHATSVELLQKQVITPLARWLGAPDGEGRAARLNILWNGLLVSGRLLPIQRLSEGLDTSTQRWLAASIQSVIDEGAT is encoded by the coding sequence ATGACCGCCGCGCGGACCCTCTTCTCCACACAGGGCTTCGCCAACACGGGGGTGCGGGACATCGCGGCGCTGGCCGGAGTCAACTCCTCGCTCGTGGGCCGCTACTTCGGCTCCAAGCAGGGGCTGTACCGGGAGACGCTGGCGCAGGTGCTCGATATCGGCCCGTTGCTCCAGATAGACAGGCGCCAGTTTGGAGAGACGGTGGTGTCCCTCTTCCTGGGCGCACACGACGCCTCGGGTCCGTTGGCGATGCTCATCCTTTCGGCGTCCGACCCCGAAGCCCACGCGACCAGCGTCGAACTGCTCCAGAAGCAAGTCATCACGCCCCTGGCCCGCTGGCTGGGCGCTCCGGATGGAGAGGGGCGCGCGGCCCGGCTCAACATCCTCTGGAATGGCTTGCTCGTCAGCGGGAGGCTGCTGCCCATTCAACGGCTTTCCGAAGGGCTCGACACCTCCACCCAGCGCTGGCTGGCTGCCTCAATCCAGTCAGTCATTGACGAAGGCGCGACCTGA
- a CDS encoding flavin-containing monooxygenase: protein MTATKQDGRAFSPEALKERYRLEREKRLRPDGNTQYIPVKGVFADFDKDPYVEPGFTRPALAEKLDVLIVGGGFGGMLSAARLRQAGVDSIRIVEKGGDFGGTWYWNRYPGAACDVESYIYLPLLEETGYMPTEKYARAPEIFAHCQRIGRHFQLYEKALFQTLVQSMDWDEDARRWNVTTDRGDRLAARFVIIAGGILHKAKLPGIPGIETFKGHCFHTSRWDYAYTGGSPTSRMTRLGDKRVGIIGTGATAVQAIPQLGAVARQLYVFQRTPSSVGVRGNRPTDDAWAKSLQAGWQQDRIRNFSAIVSGRPLPVDMVQDGWTYIFQDGATQQARTPEEAVELRQLADYQKMEEIRARVDAIVSDAATAEALKPYYNPMCKRPCFHDEYLETFNRPNVQLVDTEGKGVERITPTGVVVKGKEYPVDCLVYASGFEVSGDYTRMLGFDIRGRDGTSLRESWADGPATLHGMHSRGFPNLMMFTTTQSGWAINFVHILDEQSQHAAYIIGRCLKQGVEVIEPSAQAQQQWWDVILSRLRTGISFGGADCTPGYYNNEGVSPGPNAIRYATFGGDTLAFIDVLRAWRQGDGLVGLELTQGKVASNP, encoded by the coding sequence ATGACTGCGACAAAGCAGGATGGGCGCGCTTTTTCTCCGGAAGCCTTGAAGGAGAGGTACCGCCTCGAGCGTGAGAAGCGGCTGCGTCCCGACGGCAATACGCAGTACATCCCCGTGAAGGGCGTCTTCGCGGACTTCGACAAGGACCCTTACGTTGAGCCTGGGTTCACGCGCCCGGCGCTGGCGGAAAAGCTAGACGTCTTGATTGTCGGAGGTGGGTTTGGCGGCATGTTGTCGGCCGCGCGGCTGCGTCAGGCGGGTGTGGACTCCATCCGCATCGTCGAGAAGGGCGGCGACTTCGGTGGCACCTGGTACTGGAACCGCTATCCAGGCGCCGCTTGCGATGTGGAGTCCTACATCTACCTGCCGTTGCTCGAAGAGACTGGCTACATGCCCACGGAGAAGTATGCGCGGGCGCCCGAAATCTTCGCCCATTGCCAGCGCATCGGCAGGCACTTCCAGCTCTACGAGAAGGCGCTGTTCCAGACCCTGGTCCAGTCCATGGACTGGGATGAGGACGCCCGGCGCTGGAATGTCACGACGGACCGAGGGGACCGGCTGGCGGCGCGGTTTGTCATCATCGCGGGAGGCATCCTCCACAAGGCCAAGCTGCCCGGCATCCCAGGCATCGAGACGTTCAAGGGGCATTGCTTCCATACCAGCCGTTGGGACTACGCCTATACCGGTGGCAGCCCCACCAGCCGCATGACCCGGCTGGGCGACAAGCGCGTGGGCATCATCGGCACGGGGGCCACGGCGGTTCAGGCCATTCCCCAGCTGGGCGCAGTGGCCCGGCAGCTGTATGTCTTTCAGCGCACCCCCTCGAGCGTTGGCGTGCGCGGCAACCGGCCCACGGATGACGCCTGGGCGAAGTCGCTCCAGGCCGGCTGGCAGCAGGACCGCATCCGCAACTTCTCCGCGATTGTCTCCGGCCGCCCGCTGCCGGTCGACATGGTCCAGGATGGCTGGACGTACATCTTCCAGGACGGCGCGACCCAACAGGCTCGGACGCCCGAGGAGGCAGTCGAACTCCGCCAGCTGGCTGACTACCAGAAGATGGAGGAGATCCGCGCGCGGGTGGATGCCATTGTCTCGGATGCGGCGACGGCCGAGGCGCTCAAGCCCTATTACAACCCGATGTGCAAGCGGCCCTGCTTCCACGACGAGTACCTGGAGACGTTCAACCGGCCCAACGTCCAGCTCGTCGACACCGAAGGCAAGGGCGTGGAGCGGATTACGCCGACGGGCGTGGTGGTGAAGGGGAAGGAGTACCCGGTCGACTGTCTCGTCTACGCCTCGGGCTTCGAAGTCTCGGGTGACTACACCCGGATGCTGGGCTTCGACATCCGCGGCCGCGACGGCACCTCGCTCCGGGAAAGCTGGGCCGACGGTCCGGCGACGCTGCATGGCATGCACAGCCGCGGCTTCCCGAACCTGATGATGTTCACCACGACCCAGAGCGGCTGGGCCATCAACTTCGTGCACATCCTCGACGAGCAGTCCCAGCACGCCGCCTACATCATCGGGCGGTGCCTGAAGCAGGGCGTGGAGGTCATCGAGCCGTCGGCGCAGGCACAGCAACAGTGGTGGGACGTGATTCTCTCCCGCCTCAGGACGGGGATTTCCTTCGGCGGGGCGGATTGCACGCCCGGCTACTACAACAACGAGGGCGTCAGCCCGGGGCCGAACGCCATCCGCTACGCCACCTTCGGGGGCGACACGCTCGCGTTCATCGACGTCCTGCGTGCCTGGCGTCAGGGTGATGGGCTCGTGGGCCTGGAGCTCACGCAGGGCAAGGTGGCTTCGAATCCATGA
- a CDS encoding SMP-30/gluconolactonase/LRE family protein translates to MSASLFRCVSKSLAAGLLLMAGPALATPPKSYRQEVVVAGSHFQGVHGLAVDGKGNLLASNLLGQSVHAVNLSTGVVSTLVGPPLGGADDVALGPDGSIYWTGYFSGQLMRRTPDGKTRVIARNLPGLNSLAFRGDGRLYVTQLGRGDALWEVDPTGRKPPRKVIDAPGYLNGFEFGPDGRLYGPLILKGQIARVDVDTGLIEKVAEGFTVPVAVNFDARRENLYVVDAATGELVRVRLPSGAKEVVAKLPTGLDNLAVGPDDQVYVSNMVDNDIRVVNPADGAVRLLVESRLSVPSGIAVVPDDPEETLYVADVYALRQVGGRDGRVTQTTRVLLSQLNFPMNVSVTARHVVLSTAYLGSHSTLQVLDRGTGALLRTIPTPNGAQGVVELEDGTLLVAEAATGRLARVDTSEPAVTTVLAERLGGPVGLAADTKANEPAVYVTEVRSGKVTRVRLSDGARRTVATGLKAPEGIALHPDGGLIVAEVGRKRLVRIDAATGRVTVLASGLCIGLPESEGLPPGYIPTGVAVGASGTLYVTSDIESALYRFVPVP, encoded by the coding sequence ATGAGTGCTTCCCTGTTCCGATGTGTCTCCAAGTCCCTGGCCGCCGGTCTGCTGTTGATGGCGGGCCCGGCCCTGGCCACCCCGCCCAAGTCCTACCGTCAGGAGGTGGTGGTGGCCGGCTCCCACTTCCAGGGCGTCCACGGGCTCGCCGTGGATGGAAAGGGAAACCTGCTGGCCAGCAACCTGCTGGGCCAGTCGGTCCACGCCGTCAACCTGAGCACGGGCGTGGTGAGCACGCTCGTGGGGCCTCCGCTGGGCGGCGCGGATGACGTGGCGCTGGGGCCTGACGGTTCCATCTACTGGACGGGTTACTTCTCCGGCCAGCTGATGCGGCGCACCCCGGATGGGAAGACGCGCGTCATCGCCAGGAACCTGCCGGGCCTCAACTCGCTGGCCTTCCGCGGCGATGGCCGGCTCTACGTGACGCAGCTCGGACGGGGTGATGCGCTGTGGGAGGTGGACCCGACCGGGCGCAAGCCGCCCCGGAAGGTCATCGACGCGCCCGGTTATCTCAATGGCTTCGAGTTCGGCCCGGATGGCCGGCTGTATGGCCCGCTCATCCTCAAGGGGCAGATAGCCCGCGTGGACGTGGACACGGGCCTCATCGAGAAGGTGGCGGAAGGCTTCACGGTGCCCGTCGCCGTCAACTTCGACGCGCGCCGGGAGAACCTCTACGTCGTCGACGCGGCGACGGGTGAGCTGGTGCGGGTCCGTCTGCCGTCGGGTGCCAAGGAGGTCGTCGCGAAGCTGCCCACCGGGCTCGACAATCTGGCAGTGGGCCCGGATGACCAGGTGTACGTGTCCAACATGGTCGACAACGACATCCGCGTGGTGAATCCCGCCGATGGGGCCGTCCGCCTCCTGGTCGAATCTCGCTTGTCCGTGCCCTCGGGTATCGCCGTCGTGCCGGATGACCCCGAGGAGACACTGTACGTGGCGGATGTGTACGCCCTGCGCCAGGTGGGCGGGCGTGATGGCCGGGTGACCCAGACGACGCGGGTCCTCTTGTCGCAGCTGAACTTCCCCATGAACGTGAGCGTGACTGCCCGGCATGTCGTGCTGAGCACGGCCTATCTGGGCAGCCACAGCACCCTCCAGGTGTTGGACCGCGGCACGGGAGCGCTCCTGCGGACCATTCCCACTCCGAATGGCGCGCAGGGCGTGGTGGAGTTGGAGGACGGCACGTTGCTCGTCGCCGAGGCCGCCACGGGCCGGCTCGCTCGTGTGGATACCTCCGAGCCCGCCGTCACCACGGTGCTGGCGGAGAGGCTGGGTGGGCCCGTGGGACTCGCGGCCGACACCAAGGCGAACGAGCCTGCGGTGTATGTAACGGAGGTGCGTTCGGGGAAGGTGACCCGCGTGCGTCTGTCGGATGGGGCGCGGCGCACGGTGGCCACGGGCCTCAAGGCGCCCGAAGGCATCGCGCTGCATCCCGACGGTGGATTGATTGTCGCGGAGGTGGGCCGCAAGCGGCTGGTGCGCATCGACGCGGCCACGGGCCGGGTGACGGTGCTCGCCAGTGGCCTGTGCATCGGTCTGCCTGAGAGCGAGGGACTGCCACCTGGCTACATCCCCACGGGCGTGGCGGTGGGCGCGTCGGGCACCCTCTACGTGACGTCCGACATCGAGAGCGCGCTCTACCGCTTCGTCCCCGTGCCTTGA
- a CDS encoding AI-2E family transporter produces the protein MKASRRQLPVYVPPRTVWVVGTQVLLLILCWAALRALYPVLTLLAVVLLLSIALSPLVRRLTQWGLPRGAAVAIVALALLGMMGVLVGSLVPMLIHQLQGLVQSMPAMLERLAQSHWVEELSARYGVQVQAEDLIRFEPSDVAGRLINVLSSTLGLVAGGITVVVLTVFSLLFGEDLYESGIQWVSPRRQPRVRLLMSRMRKAVANYLAGTLLVMTIGGTVAATMAIIQGVPYFLPLGLMVMMMGVIPYLGSIVSAVLVGVITLAAVGLKDALIAVAVFIVYQQIESNVLGPMIQRRAIKMNPLLISIVVLCGGAVAGLPGVVLAVPLAAAAQVLVQEVLGLRQEAWQRSHRLEDSKREPGRGAVEEGLLFAGPMAGPRPSAPPSREPPPPPDTPSAH, from the coding sequence ATGAAGGCATCTCGTCGGCAGCTCCCCGTCTATGTTCCGCCGCGGACGGTCTGGGTCGTCGGAACGCAGGTCCTGCTGCTTATCCTGTGCTGGGCCGCGCTCCGGGCGCTGTACCCGGTGCTCACGCTGCTGGCTGTCGTGCTGCTGCTCTCCATCGCGCTGAGTCCGCTGGTGCGCAGGCTGACGCAGTGGGGGCTTCCTCGCGGCGCGGCTGTGGCCATCGTGGCGCTGGCGCTGTTGGGGATGATGGGTGTCCTGGTGGGCTCGTTGGTGCCCATGCTCATCCACCAGCTCCAGGGCCTGGTCCAGTCGATGCCCGCCATGCTTGAACGGCTCGCGCAGTCCCACTGGGTGGAGGAGCTGAGCGCGCGTTATGGCGTGCAGGTCCAGGCGGAGGACCTCATCCGCTTCGAGCCCTCGGACGTCGCGGGCCGCCTCATCAATGTCCTGTCGTCGACGCTGGGCCTGGTGGCGGGGGGCATCACCGTGGTGGTCCTCACGGTGTTCAGCCTGTTGTTCGGTGAAGACCTCTACGAGAGCGGCATCCAGTGGGTATCGCCGCGCCGCCAGCCTCGCGTGCGGTTGCTCATGTCCCGGATGCGCAAGGCCGTGGCCAACTACCTGGCGGGGACCCTGCTGGTGATGACCATTGGCGGAACGGTCGCCGCCACCATGGCGATCATCCAGGGCGTGCCGTACTTCCTGCCGCTGGGATTGATGGTGATGATGATGGGCGTCATTCCCTACCTGGGCAGCATCGTCAGCGCGGTGCTGGTGGGCGTCATCACCCTGGCCGCGGTGGGCCTCAAGGATGCGCTCATCGCGGTGGCCGTGTTCATCGTGTACCAGCAGATTGAGTCCAACGTGCTGGGCCCGATGATTCAGCGGAGGGCCATCAAGATGAACCCGCTGCTCATCTCCATCGTGGTGCTCTGCGGCGGCGCGGTGGCGGGGCTGCCCGGCGTCGTCCTGGCCGTGCCGCTGGCCGCGGCGGCGCAGGTGCTGGTGCAGGAGGTGCTGGGGCTTCGCCAGGAAGCGTGGCAGCGCAGCCATCGGTTGGAGGACTCGAAGCGGGAGCCGGGCCGAGGCGCAGTGGAGGAAGGGTTGCTCTTCGCGGGCCCCATGGCGGGACCACGTCCGTCAGCGCCGCCGAGCAGAGAGCCACCACCGCCGCCGGACACTCCCTCGGCGCACTGA